A DNA window from Oncorhynchus tshawytscha isolate Ot180627B linkage group LG13, Otsh_v2.0, whole genome shotgun sequence contains the following coding sequences:
- the LOC112232178 gene encoding integrator complex subunit 3 isoform X2, translated as MEPSPAKGKPQGRLLVSTTLDAKDELEERLERCVAIVTSLTNGLSEREANDAITANVCKGPQQHEEVCLGLFALLLTEPSQAQRCYRDLTLVNRDGMNVILIKINQILMEKFLKLQDVCRTQLVWLVRELVKSGVIGADGILMTLMKQIAGGDITNKNLWLAENVLDIVVEQREWVLKSGMLIAMSVYTYLRLIVDHGTPALLVLRQKEVDFCIGLLREKFMECFIIGRDLVRLLQIVARIPEMELLWKDLLHNPQALSPQFTGLLQLLTARTSRKFLACRLTPDMETKLLFMTSRVRFGQQKRYQDWFQRQYLSTAESQSLRCDLIRYICGVVHPSNEVLSSDILPRWAIIGWLLTTCTSNVAASNAKLALFYDWLFFSPEKDSIMNIEPAILVMHHSMKPHPAITATLLDFMCRIIPHFFPPLEGQVRQGVFNSLTFIMEKRVLAHLAPLFDNPKLDRELRSMLRERFPEFCSSPSPPTEGRDEGTNEMKMEESVSLEMDNHVLLDKEGGCYDNTEAAFSDDEEEINNKGEGNKKREFRFHPIKEAIIEEPADITPYVDQLDDMMKEKVLQLQKGSDTETHCEVMQEIVDLILEEDFDSEQMSTLASCLAELFKGHFRGDVLPDEITEESLEESVCKPVCLVFRNLCQMQEDNSGFSVLLEMLAELYQKQPKIGYHLLYYLKASKAAMGKMSLYESFAQATALGDLHTCLMMDMKACQEDDIRLLCYLTPSIYTEFPDETLRSAELLNMIVAVIDSTQLQELMCHVMIGNLVMFRKDSVLNILIQSLDWETFEQYSTWQLFLAHSIPLETIIPILQHLKYKEHPEALSCLLLQLRREKPSGEMVKMVLSRPCHPEDQFTTSILRHWAAKHDDVLGEHIKALLIKNNNLPRKRQSLRSSSSKLAQLTLEQILEHMDNLRLNLSNTKNSFFTQTPILQALQHVQASCDEAHKMRFSDLFSLAEEYEEPSSKPPKSRRKAPASSPRSRKGAATPVSNEEESASSSASEEEDSKPKAPKRKRKGSSAVASDSD; from the exons ATGGAGCCTTCACCGGCAAAGGGGAAACCACAGGGTCGCCTATTGGTGTCCACGACCCTGGACGCAAAAGATGAGCTGGAGGAG CggttggagaggtgtgtggcgaTCGTCACTTCGTTGACAAATGGCCTGTCGGAGCGTGAAGCCAACGATGCTATCACAGCTAAT GTGTGTAAAGGTCCACAGCAGCACGAGGAGGTGTGTCTGGGACTCTTCGCTCTGCTGCTCACAGAACCCTCACAGGCACAGAGg TGCTACAGAGACCTGACCCTGGTGAATAGGGACGGCATGAACGTGATCCTGATCAAGATCAACCAGATCCTCATGGAAAAGTTCCTCAAGCTGCAAGACGTGTGCCGCACCCAG ttGGTGTGGTTGGTGAGGGAGCTGGTGAAGAGTGGCGTAATCGGAGCGGACGGCATCCTCATGACCCTTATGAAGCAGATTGCAG GAGGAGACATCACCAATAAGAACCTGTGGCTGGCGGAGAATGTGCTGGACATAGTGGTGGAGCAAAG AGAGTGGGTGCTGAAGAGTGGCATGCTGATAGCCATGTCAGTGTACACCTACCTGCGCCTCATCGTGGACCACGGCACCCCGGCACTGCTGGTCCTCAGGCAGAAGGAGGTGGACTTCTGTATCGGCCTGCTTcgagagaag TTTATGGAGTGTTTTATCATTGGGAGAGACCTGGTGCGTCTGCTGCAGATTGTGGCCCGGATCCCGGAGATGGAGCTGCTGTGGAAAGACCTGCTCCACAACCCCCAGGCCCTGAGCCCTCAGTTCACTG GCTTGCTGCAGCTCCTGACCGCTCGCACATCCCGGAAGTTCCTGGCTTGTCGCCTCACACCAGACATGGAGACCAAACTGCTCTTCATGACCTCcagg gtgCGTTTTGGCCAGCAGAAGCGATACCAGGACTGGTTCCAGAGACAGTACCTGTCCACGGCAGAGAGCCAGTCGCTGCGCTGCGACCTGATTCGCTACATCTGCGGCGTGGTGCACCCATCCAATGAGGTGTTGAGCTCCGACATCCTGCCCCGCTGGGCTATCATTGGCTGGCTGCTCACCACCTGCACG TCTAACGTGGCGGCCTCCAACGCCAAGCTGGCCCTGTTCTACGACTGGCTCTTCTTCAGCCCAGAGAAGGACAGCATCATGAACATAG agCCGGCCATCTTGGTGATGCACCACTCCATGAAGCCTCATCCAGCCATCACTGCCACTCTCCTGGACTTCATGTGTCGA aTCATCCCTCACTTTTTCCCCCCTCTGGAAGGCCAGGTGCGTCAGGGAGTCTTCAACTCTCTCACCTTCATCATGGAGAAAAGAGTGCTGGC TCACCTAGCCCCACTCTTTGACAACCCCAAACTGGACCGGGAGCTGCGCTCCATGCTGAGGGAACGCTTTCCAGAGTTCTGCAGTTCCCCCTCACCCCCCACAGAGGGAAGGGATGAAGGTACAAATGAAA TGAAAATGGAGGAGTCTGTTTCCTTGGAGATGGACAATCATGTGTTGCTGGACAAGGAGGGTGGTTGCTATGACAACACGGAGGCTGCCTTCAGCGACGATGAGGAGGAGATTAACAACAAGGGTGAGG GAAATAAAAAGCGGGAGTTCCGATTCCACCCAATCAAAGAGGCCATTATTGAGGAGCCCGCTGACATCACTCCCTACGTGGACCAATTGGACGACATGATGAAGGAGAAGGTGTTGCAGTTACAGAAAGGAAG TGACACTGAGACACATTGTGAAGTCATGCAGGAGATCGTGGATCTGATCTTGGAG gaGGACTTTGACTCAGAGCAGATGTCAACTCTGGCCTCCTGTCTGGCCGAGCTCTTCAAGGGCCACTTCAGAGGAGACGTGCTTCCCGACGAGATCACAGAAGA GTCGCTGGAGGAGTCTGTGTGTAAGCCTGTGTGCCTGGTGTTCAGGAACCTGTGTCAGATGCAGGAGGACAACAGTGGCTTCTCAGTGCTGCTGGAGATGCTGGCGGAGCTCTACCAGAAACAGCCCAAGATCGGCTACCACCTGCTTTACTACCTCAAGGCCAG TAAAGCGGCGATGGGGAAGATGAGTCTGTATGAGTCTTTTGCCCAGGCCACAGCGCTAGGAGACCTGCACACCTGTCTGATGATGGATATGAAGGCCTGCCAGGAGGACGACATCAGGCTCCTCTGCTATCTCACACCATCCATCTACACTGAG ttcCCAGATGAGACATTGCGCAGCGCAGAGCTACTCAACATGATTGTAGCTGTCATCGATTCAACACAG cTGCAGGAGCTGATGTGTCATGTAATGATTGGCAATCTGGTGATGTTCCGCAAGGACTCTGTCCTCAATATCCTCA TCCAGTCTCTGGATTGGGAGACGTTTGAGCAGTACAGCACCTGGCAGCTCTTCCTGGCCCACAGCATCCCACTGGAGACCATTATCCCCATCCTGCAGCACCTAAAGTACAAag AACACCCAGAAGCACTCTCCTGTTTGCTGTTGCAACTACGCAGGGAAAA GCCCAGTGGGGAGATGGTGAAGATGGTGCTCAGTCGGCCCTGCCACCCGGAGGACCAGTTCACCACCAGTATCCTGCGCCACTGGGCGGCCAAGCACGACGACGTCCTGGGGGAACACATCAAGGCCCTGctcatcaagaacaacaacctgCCACGCAAACGCCAGAG TCTGCGTAGCTCCAGCAGTAAACTGGCCCAGCTGACCCTGGAACAGATCCTGGAGCACATGGACAACCTGAGGCTGAACCTCAGCAACACCAAGAACAgct TCTTCACACAGACACCCATCCTGCAGGCACTGCAGCACGTCCAGGCCAGCTGTGACGAGGCCCACAAGATGAG ATTCAGCGACCTGTTTTCATTGGCAGAGGAGTATGAAGAGCCCTCCTCCAAGCCTCCCAAGTCACGGCGCAAGGCCCCCGCTTCCTCTCCGCGGTCGCGTAAGGGAGCGGCCACCCCTGTTAGCAACGAGGAAGAAAGCGCATCCAGCAGTGCCTCG GAGGAAGAGGACTCTAAACCCAAAGCTcccaagaggaaga
- the LOC112232178 gene encoding integrator complex subunit 3 isoform X4: MEPSPAKGKPQGRLLVSTTLDAKDELEERLERCVAIVTSLTNGLSEREANDAITANVCKGPQQHEEVCLGLFALLLTEPSQAQRCYRDLTLVNRDGMNVILIKINQILMEKFLKLQDVCRTQLVWLVRELVKSGVIGADGILMTLMKQIAGGDITNKNLWLAENVLDIVVEQREWVLKSGMLIAMSVYTYLRLIVDHGTPALLVLRQKEVDFCIGLLREKFMECFIIGRDLVRLLQIVARIPEMELLWKDLLHNPQALSPQFTGKGLLQLLTARTSRKFLACRLTPDMETKLLFMTSRVRFGQQKRYQDWFQRQYLSTAESQSLRCDLIRYICGVVHPSNEVLSSDILPRWAIIGWLLTTCTSNVAASNAKLALFYDWLFFSPEKDSIMNIEPAILVMHHSMKPHPAITATLLDFMCRIIPHFFPPLEGQVRQGVFNSLTFIMEKRVLAHLAPLFDNPKLDRELRSMLRERFPEFCSSPSPPTEGRDEVKMEESVSLEMDNHVLLDKEGGCYDNTEAAFSDDEEEINNKGEGNKKREFRFHPIKEAIIEEPADITPYVDQLDDMMKEKVLQLQKGSDTETHCEVMQEIVDLILEEDFDSEQMSTLASCLAELFKGHFRGDVLPDEITEESLEESVCKPVCLVFRNLCQMQEDNSGFSVLLEMLAELYQKQPKIGYHLLYYLKASKAAMGKMSLYESFAQATALGDLHTCLMMDMKACQEDDIRLLCYLTPSIYTEFPDETLRSAELLNMIVAVIDSTQLQELMCHVMIGNLVMFRKDSVLNILIQSLDWETFEQYSTWQLFLAHSIPLETIIPILQHLKYKEHPEALSCLLLQLRREKPSGEMVKMVLSRPCHPEDQFTTSILRHWAAKHDDVLGEHIKALLIKNNNLPRKRQSLRSSSSKLAQLTLEQILEHMDNLRLNLSNTKNSFFTQTPILQALQHVQASCDEAHKMRFSDLFSLAEEYEEPSSKPPKSRRKAPASSPRSRKGAATPVSNEEESASSSASEEEDSKPKAPKRKRKGSSAVASDSD, translated from the exons ATGGAGCCTTCACCGGCAAAGGGGAAACCACAGGGTCGCCTATTGGTGTCCACGACCCTGGACGCAAAAGATGAGCTGGAGGAG CggttggagaggtgtgtggcgaTCGTCACTTCGTTGACAAATGGCCTGTCGGAGCGTGAAGCCAACGATGCTATCACAGCTAAT GTGTGTAAAGGTCCACAGCAGCACGAGGAGGTGTGTCTGGGACTCTTCGCTCTGCTGCTCACAGAACCCTCACAGGCACAGAGg TGCTACAGAGACCTGACCCTGGTGAATAGGGACGGCATGAACGTGATCCTGATCAAGATCAACCAGATCCTCATGGAAAAGTTCCTCAAGCTGCAAGACGTGTGCCGCACCCAG ttGGTGTGGTTGGTGAGGGAGCTGGTGAAGAGTGGCGTAATCGGAGCGGACGGCATCCTCATGACCCTTATGAAGCAGATTGCAG GAGGAGACATCACCAATAAGAACCTGTGGCTGGCGGAGAATGTGCTGGACATAGTGGTGGAGCAAAG AGAGTGGGTGCTGAAGAGTGGCATGCTGATAGCCATGTCAGTGTACACCTACCTGCGCCTCATCGTGGACCACGGCACCCCGGCACTGCTGGTCCTCAGGCAGAAGGAGGTGGACTTCTGTATCGGCCTGCTTcgagagaag TTTATGGAGTGTTTTATCATTGGGAGAGACCTGGTGCGTCTGCTGCAGATTGTGGCCCGGATCCCGGAGATGGAGCTGCTGTGGAAAGACCTGCTCCACAACCCCCAGGCCCTGAGCCCTCAGTTCACTGGTAAGG GCTTGCTGCAGCTCCTGACCGCTCGCACATCCCGGAAGTTCCTGGCTTGTCGCCTCACACCAGACATGGAGACCAAACTGCTCTTCATGACCTCcagg gtgCGTTTTGGCCAGCAGAAGCGATACCAGGACTGGTTCCAGAGACAGTACCTGTCCACGGCAGAGAGCCAGTCGCTGCGCTGCGACCTGATTCGCTACATCTGCGGCGTGGTGCACCCATCCAATGAGGTGTTGAGCTCCGACATCCTGCCCCGCTGGGCTATCATTGGCTGGCTGCTCACCACCTGCACG TCTAACGTGGCGGCCTCCAACGCCAAGCTGGCCCTGTTCTACGACTGGCTCTTCTTCAGCCCAGAGAAGGACAGCATCATGAACATAG agCCGGCCATCTTGGTGATGCACCACTCCATGAAGCCTCATCCAGCCATCACTGCCACTCTCCTGGACTTCATGTGTCGA aTCATCCCTCACTTTTTCCCCCCTCTGGAAGGCCAGGTGCGTCAGGGAGTCTTCAACTCTCTCACCTTCATCATGGAGAAAAGAGTGCTGGC TCACCTAGCCCCACTCTTTGACAACCCCAAACTGGACCGGGAGCTGCGCTCCATGCTGAGGGAACGCTTTCCAGAGTTCTGCAGTTCCCCCTCACCCCCCACAGAGGGAAGGGATGAAG TGAAAATGGAGGAGTCTGTTTCCTTGGAGATGGACAATCATGTGTTGCTGGACAAGGAGGGTGGTTGCTATGACAACACGGAGGCTGCCTTCAGCGACGATGAGGAGGAGATTAACAACAAGGGTGAGG GAAATAAAAAGCGGGAGTTCCGATTCCACCCAATCAAAGAGGCCATTATTGAGGAGCCCGCTGACATCACTCCCTACGTGGACCAATTGGACGACATGATGAAGGAGAAGGTGTTGCAGTTACAGAAAGGAAG TGACACTGAGACACATTGTGAAGTCATGCAGGAGATCGTGGATCTGATCTTGGAG gaGGACTTTGACTCAGAGCAGATGTCAACTCTGGCCTCCTGTCTGGCCGAGCTCTTCAAGGGCCACTTCAGAGGAGACGTGCTTCCCGACGAGATCACAGAAGA GTCGCTGGAGGAGTCTGTGTGTAAGCCTGTGTGCCTGGTGTTCAGGAACCTGTGTCAGATGCAGGAGGACAACAGTGGCTTCTCAGTGCTGCTGGAGATGCTGGCGGAGCTCTACCAGAAACAGCCCAAGATCGGCTACCACCTGCTTTACTACCTCAAGGCCAG TAAAGCGGCGATGGGGAAGATGAGTCTGTATGAGTCTTTTGCCCAGGCCACAGCGCTAGGAGACCTGCACACCTGTCTGATGATGGATATGAAGGCCTGCCAGGAGGACGACATCAGGCTCCTCTGCTATCTCACACCATCCATCTACACTGAG ttcCCAGATGAGACATTGCGCAGCGCAGAGCTACTCAACATGATTGTAGCTGTCATCGATTCAACACAG cTGCAGGAGCTGATGTGTCATGTAATGATTGGCAATCTGGTGATGTTCCGCAAGGACTCTGTCCTCAATATCCTCA TCCAGTCTCTGGATTGGGAGACGTTTGAGCAGTACAGCACCTGGCAGCTCTTCCTGGCCCACAGCATCCCACTGGAGACCATTATCCCCATCCTGCAGCACCTAAAGTACAAag AACACCCAGAAGCACTCTCCTGTTTGCTGTTGCAACTACGCAGGGAAAA GCCCAGTGGGGAGATGGTGAAGATGGTGCTCAGTCGGCCCTGCCACCCGGAGGACCAGTTCACCACCAGTATCCTGCGCCACTGGGCGGCCAAGCACGACGACGTCCTGGGGGAACACATCAAGGCCCTGctcatcaagaacaacaacctgCCACGCAAACGCCAGAG TCTGCGTAGCTCCAGCAGTAAACTGGCCCAGCTGACCCTGGAACAGATCCTGGAGCACATGGACAACCTGAGGCTGAACCTCAGCAACACCAAGAACAgct TCTTCACACAGACACCCATCCTGCAGGCACTGCAGCACGTCCAGGCCAGCTGTGACGAGGCCCACAAGATGAG ATTCAGCGACCTGTTTTCATTGGCAGAGGAGTATGAAGAGCCCTCCTCCAAGCCTCCCAAGTCACGGCGCAAGGCCCCCGCTTCCTCTCCGCGGTCGCGTAAGGGAGCGGCCACCCCTGTTAGCAACGAGGAAGAAAGCGCATCCAGCAGTGCCTCG GAGGAAGAGGACTCTAAACCCAAAGCTcccaagaggaaga